A window of Pararhodobacter sp. genomic DNA:
GCTCAGAGAGCAGTTTCCCGAGATCCTGCTGATTCATCGGCTGGATCTGGATACCTCTGGCGTGATCATCTTTGCCCTGACGCCGCAAGCGCAGGTGCATATCGGTCAGCAGTTCGAGAAACGCAAAACGCATAAGCGCTATGTGGCCTGCGTGGCGGGGCACCCAGCCGAGGACAAGGGCCAGATTGATCTGCCGCTGATTGTCGATTGGCCGAACCGGCCGCGTCAGAAGGTGTGCCAAGAGACGGGCCGGGCGGCGCAGACGGACTGGAAGCTGTTGCGCCATGAAGGCGAGAACAGCCGCGTGGTGCTCAAGCCGCTGACCGGACGCAGCCATCAGCTGCGCGTGCATATGCTGGCGATGGGGCATCCCATTCTGGGCGATCCGTTGTATGCGACTGGCGCGGCGGCGGCCTATCCGCGGCTTATGCTGCACGCCGAGGAACTGCGGTTGCGACATCCGCGAACCGGGGCGACGGTGAGTTTCCGGTCGCCGGTGCCGTTCTAGGGGTATCGTTTCGCCCTGTCACGCCGCCTTGGAATTCGGGCGCTCGCAGAGAATCGCATAGAGCTTGTCGGTGTCCTCATTGGCGCGCAATTTGGCGCAAATCGCGCTGTCGCGCAGGGTGCGGGACACACTGGCAAGGGCTTTCAGGTGTTCGACGCCGGCATCAACCGGTGCGAACAATGCAAAGATCAGATCAACCGGCGCACGATCCACCGAGCCATAGTCCATCGGCCGGTCCAGTCGGATGAAGACGCCGCGAACACTGTGGATTCCGTCGATTCGGGCATGCGGCAGGGCGACACCGTGGCCGACGCCCGTGGGGCCCAGGCTC
This region includes:
- a CDS encoding PTS sugar transporter subunit IIA — protein: MELADLLTPEAIRVCNSVKSKKRLFQDLAETAAAAYQIDELLAIDALQERESLGPTGVGHGVALPHARIDGIHSVRGVFIRLDRPMDYGSVDRAPVDLIFALFAPVDAGVEHLKALASVSRTLRDSAICAKLRANEDTDKLYAILCERPNSKAA
- a CDS encoding pseudouridine synthase — its product is MNDFVYTPPQDAPVILYVDDDILVADKPSGLLSVPGRGEDRADCLIARLREQFPEILLIHRLDLDTSGVIIFALTPQAQVHIGQQFEKRKTHKRYVACVAGHPAEDKGQIDLPLIVDWPNRPRQKVCQETGRAAQTDWKLLRHEGENSRVVLKPLTGRSHQLRVHMLAMGHPILGDPLYATGAAAAYPRLMLHAEELRLRHPRTGATVSFRSPVPF